A single region of the Halorubrum depositum genome encodes:
- a CDS encoding metal-dependent hydrolase family protein has product MHVLRGGRVVDAAGSRGADVAVADGEIVAVGDSEAIDEAVAEVADGSGEEVTEVDAAGKVVAPGLIDAHVHVMMDGRPDVATAVSDSDYTASYRAAGNLRAAVEAGVTTVRDLGSRGTLALDAGEAVAAGEIDGARVVACGRNVIMTGGHGNWFGREADGPAEVRKAAREQLKAGADVLKCMATGGVLTEGAVTGAPELTPEELAAFTDAAAPTDTPTAAHAHGEEGIKNAVEAGITSIEHGTFMDREAAEMMADRGTYWVPTASALRGIVDNGIEAGIPEDAVAKAEDAADRFDDAWDHALAADVPIAMGTDAGTPFNFFEDIPRELAYMVDYGLSPERALEAATVNAADLLGLDDVGRVEEGYRADLVLLDADPTEDVAAWQEPEAVFAAGDRVA; this is encoded by the coding sequence ATGCACGTTCTCAGAGGCGGACGAGTCGTCGACGCGGCCGGGAGTCGCGGGGCAGACGTCGCGGTCGCGGACGGCGAGATCGTCGCGGTCGGCGATTCGGAAGCGATCGACGAGGCGGTGGCGGAGGTCGCCGACGGGAGCGGCGAGGAGGTCACCGAGGTCGACGCCGCCGGGAAGGTCGTCGCGCCCGGGCTGATCGACGCGCACGTCCACGTGATGATGGACGGGCGCCCCGACGTCGCGACCGCGGTGTCGGACAGCGACTACACCGCGAGCTACCGGGCCGCGGGCAACCTGCGGGCGGCGGTCGAGGCCGGCGTCACGACGGTCCGCGACCTCGGGAGCCGGGGGACGCTCGCGCTCGACGCCGGCGAGGCGGTCGCCGCCGGCGAGATCGACGGCGCGCGGGTCGTCGCGTGCGGCCGCAACGTGATCATGACCGGCGGCCACGGCAACTGGTTCGGGCGCGAGGCCGACGGCCCGGCGGAGGTCCGGAAGGCGGCCCGCGAGCAGCTGAAGGCGGGCGCGGACGTGCTCAAGTGCATGGCGACCGGCGGCGTCCTCACCGAGGGCGCGGTGACCGGCGCCCCCGAGCTGACGCCCGAGGAGCTCGCCGCGTTCACCGACGCGGCCGCGCCGACGGACACGCCGACCGCGGCCCACGCCCACGGCGAGGAGGGGATCAAGAACGCCGTCGAGGCCGGGATCACGAGTATCGAGCACGGGACGTTCATGGACCGGGAGGCCGCCGAAATGATGGCCGACCGGGGCACCTACTGGGTGCCGACCGCGAGCGCGCTCCGCGGCATCGTCGACAACGGGATCGAGGCCGGGATCCCCGAAGACGCCGTCGCGAAGGCCGAGGACGCCGCCGACCGCTTCGACGACGCGTGGGACCACGCGCTGGCGGCCGACGTGCCGATCGCGATGGGCACCGACGCAGGCACGCCGTTCAACTTCTTCGAGGACATTCCCCGGGAGCTGGCGTACATGGTCGACTACGGCCTCTCGCCGGAGCGCGCGCTGGAGGCCGCCACCGTCAACGCCGCCGACCTGCTCGGGCTCGACGACGTCGGCCGCGTCGAGGAAGGATACCGCGCCGACCTCGTCCTCCTCGACGCCGACCCGACCGAGGACGTCGCGGCGTGGCAGGAGCCGGAGGCGGTGTTCGCCGCCGGCGACCGCGTCGCGTAG
- a CDS encoding DUF309 domain-containing protein has translation MDEHTRDPGVAPPLGDPTGWHAADGEGDSAAGDADAAPDDARLAGGHWEHATLRRATEHGVRLFNAGAYHESHDCFEDEWYNYGSGTTESAYLHGMVQVAAGAYKRVDFESDDGMRSLFETALEYLRGVPDDFYGVDVAEVRATLRDALGDPAAIDGWKIPLDDARPEAYPADYEYAERIDEAH, from the coding sequence ATGGACGAGCACACCCGTGACCCCGGCGTCGCCCCGCCGCTCGGGGACCCGACCGGGTGGCACGCGGCCGACGGGGAGGGCGACTCGGCCGCTGGCGACGCGGACGCCGCCCCCGACGACGCCCGGCTCGCCGGCGGCCACTGGGAGCACGCCACGCTGCGCCGGGCGACCGAACACGGAGTCCGGCTGTTCAACGCCGGCGCGTACCACGAGTCGCACGACTGCTTCGAGGACGAGTGGTACAACTACGGGAGCGGGACCACGGAGAGCGCCTATCTCCACGGGATGGTGCAGGTCGCGGCGGGCGCGTACAAGCGCGTCGACTTCGAGAGCGACGACGGGATGCGGTCGCTGTTCGAGACCGCGCTGGAGTACCTCCGGGGCGTCCCGGACGACTTCTACGGCGTCGACGTCGCCGAGGTGCGCGCGACGCTCCGAGACGCGCTCGGCGATCCGGCCGCGATCGACGGGTGGAAGATCCCGCTGGACGACGCCCGCCCGGAGGCGTATCCGGCCGACTACGAGTACGCCGAGCGGATCGACGAGGCGCACTGA
- a CDS encoding glutaredoxin family protein, whose amino-acid sequence MSDSDSAVPVTVYTREECTLCDAARETIEETAAGLDVAIDLEMVDVDEDPALADEYGERVPYVLIDGHPAFKYEVDERELRLKLLAAS is encoded by the coding sequence ATGAGCGATTCGGACTCCGCAGTCCCCGTCACGGTGTACACTCGCGAGGAGTGCACCCTCTGTGACGCCGCACGGGAGACGATCGAGGAGACCGCCGCGGGGCTCGACGTGGCGATCGACCTCGAGATGGTCGACGTCGACGAGGACCCCGCGCTCGCGGACGAGTACGGCGAGCGCGTCCCCTACGTGCTGATCGACGGGCACCCGGCGTTCAAGTACGAGGTCGACGAGCGCGAGCTGCGGCTGAAGCTGCTCGCGGCGTCCTGA
- a CDS encoding M14 family metallopeptidase, with translation MDVYELGEGKPEVAVVGAIHGDEPCGARAIRRLRDSDLDVERPVRLIVANEAALDAGVRYLDADLNRAFPGDPDSDAHEERLAAELAAEVEGCTTLAIHSTQSSAEPFAVIDSMDEVTRAVAPHLPVDVVIETDAFTEGRLIEHPHTLEVEAGLQGSDGAADNAYWLTRAFLAATGALPAPGADDVVDAGGRDDVEVFRLRDRIPKPEAEEYEVFARNFERVEVGEAFAAAGDEQLRADEPFYPVLLSPYGYRDQFGYVADRVGTIE, from the coding sequence ATGGACGTGTACGAACTGGGCGAGGGCAAGCCCGAGGTCGCGGTCGTCGGCGCGATCCACGGCGACGAGCCCTGCGGCGCCCGAGCGATCCGACGGCTCCGCGACAGCGACCTCGACGTCGAGCGCCCCGTGCGGCTGATCGTCGCCAACGAGGCGGCGCTCGACGCCGGGGTGCGCTACCTCGACGCCGACCTCAACCGGGCGTTCCCGGGCGACCCGGACTCGGACGCCCACGAGGAGCGGCTGGCCGCCGAGCTGGCGGCCGAGGTCGAGGGGTGTACCACCCTCGCGATCCACTCGACGCAGTCGTCGGCCGAGCCGTTCGCGGTGATCGACTCGATGGACGAGGTCACCCGCGCGGTCGCCCCCCACCTCCCGGTCGACGTCGTCATCGAGACGGACGCGTTCACCGAGGGCCGGCTCATCGAGCACCCGCACACGCTCGAGGTGGAGGCCGGCCTGCAGGGCTCGGACGGGGCCGCCGACAACGCCTACTGGCTGACGCGGGCGTTCCTGGCCGCCACCGGCGCGCTCCCGGCGCCGGGAGCCGACGACGTCGTCGACGCGGGCGGCCGCGACGACGTCGAGGTGTTCCGGCTCCGCGACCGGATCCCGAAGCCGGAGGCCGAGGAGTACGAGGTGTTCGCGCGCAACTTCGAGCGCGTCGAGGTCGGCGAGGCCTTCGCGGCCGCCGGCGACGAGCAGCTCCGCGCCGACGAGCCGTTCTACCCCGTGTTGCTCTCGCCGTACGGCTACCGCGACCAGTTCGGCTACGTCGCCGACCGAGTCGGAACGATCGAGTGA
- the ligA gene encoding NAD-dependent DNA ligase LigA — MTSAQSGSSPRHADPDENPYVEAPPTDFEPVAELSADEAAEQASLLRAAVREHDHRYYVEADPLIADEAYDRLFARLEELEEAFDLPTEDSPTRRVGGEPLDELETVEHVAPMRSIDNATEAEAVREFDERVRRGLDAEGLDPDDVAYVCEPKFDGLSVEVIYEDGVYARAATRGDGIEGDDVTEQVRTIRSVPGRLRGDPPERLAVRGEAYMPRDAFDAYNEALIERGEEPFANPRNAAAGTLRQLDPAVVAERPLDVFFFDVLAWETGDEESDPPDRPDTHWAEFDAFDAFGLRRADRVERVDDIEGAIEYRDRLMADRGDLDYEIDGVVIAVDDRAHREALGSTSRAPRWAFAHKFPPRTATTTVEGITVQVGRTGRLTPVAELDPVDVGGVTVSRATLHNPAEIEALGVNVGDRVRIYRAGDVIPYVPEVVEKRSEGTYEFPEACPICDAPVERDGPLAFCTGGLGCPAQLERAVEHWARRDALDVEGLGPERVEQLREAGLVESLPDLYDLTVEDLAALEGWGETSAENLVAELEATTEPPLDDFLAGLGIPDVGATTARALAAHFGDLDSILDADEAALREVDDVGPEVAESIRDFFHTEENRAAIEGLRDRGVEPESVDVESGDALDGLTFVFTGSLSTTRSEAQAHVEAHGANATSSVSGNTDYLVAGEDPGRSKRSDAESEGVPVLDEDAFADLLAERGVAWPPESGA; from the coding sequence ATGACGAGCGCGCAATCCGGGTCGTCGCCCCGGCACGCGGACCCGGACGAGAACCCCTACGTCGAGGCGCCGCCGACCGATTTCGAGCCGGTCGCGGAGCTCTCCGCAGACGAGGCCGCCGAGCAGGCGTCGCTGCTCCGGGCGGCGGTCCGGGAGCACGACCACCGGTACTACGTCGAGGCCGACCCGCTGATCGCCGACGAAGCGTACGATCGGCTGTTTGCGCGGCTGGAGGAGCTGGAGGAGGCGTTCGACCTCCCGACCGAGGACTCTCCTACCCGCCGGGTCGGCGGCGAGCCGCTCGACGAGCTGGAGACCGTCGAGCACGTCGCGCCGATGCGATCGATCGACAACGCGACCGAGGCCGAGGCGGTCCGCGAGTTCGACGAGCGCGTCCGACGCGGGCTCGACGCCGAAGGGCTCGACCCCGACGACGTCGCGTACGTCTGCGAGCCGAAGTTCGACGGCCTCTCCGTCGAGGTGATCTACGAGGACGGCGTCTACGCCCGCGCCGCGACCCGCGGCGACGGGATCGAGGGCGACGACGTCACCGAGCAGGTGCGGACGATCCGGTCCGTTCCCGGCCGGCTCCGCGGCGACCCGCCGGAGAGGCTGGCGGTCCGCGGCGAGGCGTACATGCCTCGCGACGCGTTCGACGCGTACAACGAGGCGCTGATCGAGCGCGGCGAGGAGCCGTTCGCGAACCCCCGCAACGCCGCGGCCGGGACCCTCCGCCAGCTCGACCCCGCGGTCGTCGCCGAGCGCCCGCTCGACGTCTTCTTCTTCGACGTGTTGGCGTGGGAGACCGGTGATGAAGAGTCTGACCCCCCGGATCGCCCCGACACCCACTGGGCGGAGTTCGACGCGTTCGACGCGTTCGGGCTCCGCCGCGCCGACCGGGTCGAGCGCGTCGACGACATCGAGGGCGCGATCGAGTACCGCGACCGCCTGATGGCCGATCGCGGCGACCTCGACTACGAGATCGACGGCGTCGTGATCGCCGTGGACGACCGGGCCCACCGCGAGGCGCTCGGGTCGACGTCGCGGGCGCCGCGCTGGGCGTTCGCCCACAAGTTCCCGCCGCGGACCGCGACGACGACGGTGGAGGGGATCACCGTGCAGGTGGGGCGGACGGGGCGGCTCACCCCCGTCGCCGAGCTCGACCCGGTCGACGTCGGCGGCGTCACGGTGTCGCGGGCGACGCTCCACAACCCCGCCGAGATCGAGGCGCTCGGCGTGAACGTCGGCGACCGCGTGCGGATCTACCGCGCCGGCGACGTGATCCCGTACGTCCCGGAGGTCGTCGAGAAGCGCTCCGAGGGGACCTACGAGTTCCCCGAGGCGTGTCCGATATGCGACGCCCCCGTCGAGCGCGACGGGCCGCTCGCCTTCTGCACCGGCGGGCTGGGCTGTCCGGCGCAGCTTGAGCGAGCGGTCGAACACTGGGCTCGGCGGGACGCGCTCGACGTCGAGGGGCTCGGCCCCGAGCGCGTCGAGCAGCTCCGCGAGGCCGGGCTCGTGGAGTCGCTGCCGGACCTCTACGACCTGACGGTCGAGGATCTGGCCGCGCTGGAGGGGTGGGGAGAGACGAGCGCCGAGAACCTCGTCGCGGAGCTGGAGGCGACGACGGAGCCGCCGCTCGACGACTTCCTCGCCGGGCTCGGGATCCCCGACGTGGGCGCGACGACCGCCCGCGCGCTCGCGGCGCACTTCGGCGACCTCGACTCGATTCTCGACGCCGACGAGGCGGCGCTGCGCGAGGTCGACGACGTCGGTCCGGAAGTGGCCGAGTCGATCCGCGACTTCTTCCATACCGAGGAGAACCGAGCCGCGATCGAGGGGCTCCGCGATCGCGGGGTCGAGCCCGAGTCGGTCGACGTCGAGTCCGGCGACGCGCTCGACGGGCTCACGTTCGTCTTCACCGGGTCGCTGTCGACGACGCGGAGCGAGGCGCAGGCGCACGTGGAGGCGCACGGCGCGAACGCCACGTCGAGCGTGTCGGGCAACACCGACTACCTCGTCGCCGGCGAGGATCCGGGGCGATCGAAGCGAAGCGACGCCGAGAGCGAGGGCGTGCCCGTGCTCGACGAGGACGCCTTCGCCGATTTGCTCGCGGAGCGCGGCGTGGCGTGGCCGCCCGAGAGCGGCGCGTAG
- a CDS encoding cupin domain-containing protein yields the protein MDDATNATTDDAAAAASDAVVKRGDEIGYEAVDAADGLRKGVLLDASDGAPNFAMRRFELAPGAAVPRHTNAVEHEQYVLAGEYVVGIGETEHVVSPGDALLIPAGVEHWYRNDGDEPGAFICAVPNGDDEIELVE from the coding sequence ATGGACGACGCCACCAACGCCACCACCGACGACGCGGCCGCAGCCGCGTCGGACGCGGTCGTGAAGCGCGGCGACGAGATCGGTTACGAGGCGGTCGACGCCGCCGACGGGCTCCGGAAGGGCGTGCTCCTCGACGCGTCGGACGGCGCCCCGAACTTCGCGATGCGGCGGTTCGAGCTCGCGCCCGGCGCCGCGGTCCCCCGCCACACGAACGCGGTCGAACACGAGCAGTACGTGCTCGCCGGCGAGTACGTGGTGGGGATCGGCGAGACGGAGCACGTCGTCTCCCCTGGCGACGCGCTCCTCATCCCGGCGGGCGTCGAGCACTGGTACCGGAACGACGGCGACGAGCCGGGCGCGTTCATCTGCGCGGTGCCGAACGGCGACGACGAGATCGAACTCGTCGAGTAG
- a CDS encoding EamA family transporter: protein MELGLLSALGAAVVWGAYIFVLKRSFSGYPPAGLTVLINASAIAWFLPVTVATNDLGGAALAADPLGAPGTLARSLAAVDPAAVAVVAGTAAATAAAFVLFLRAIAHGDVSYVTPINKVVPMFVLPLEVLLLGEVLAPIQVAGVVVATAAVYVANYEPGSLLAPLVGAVHSRPAQLALVSAACYALADLGKRVALQELAIPGTLWVPLLLAGAGLVLLPSALRTPPTVSRRDAPKFVAAGALVALGEHLTTVAFASLPASVASPVINTQAIIAVVLGGIVLGERYFRVRLVAAALAVVGVSMIAL from the coding sequence ATGGAACTCGGTCTCCTCTCCGCGCTCGGGGCCGCGGTCGTCTGGGGGGCGTACATCTTCGTGCTCAAGCGCTCCTTTTCGGGCTATCCGCCCGCGGGACTCACGGTGCTGATCAACGCGTCGGCGATCGCGTGGTTCCTCCCCGTGACCGTCGCGACGAACGACCTCGGCGGGGCGGCACTCGCGGCCGATCCGCTCGGCGCGCCCGGGACGCTCGCGCGGTCGCTGGCGGCGGTCGACCCCGCGGCGGTCGCCGTCGTCGCCGGCACCGCGGCTGCGACCGCGGCCGCGTTCGTGCTCTTCCTCCGGGCGATCGCTCACGGCGACGTCTCCTACGTGACCCCGATCAACAAGGTCGTCCCGATGTTCGTGCTCCCCCTTGAGGTGCTGTTGCTCGGCGAGGTGCTCGCGCCGATACAGGTGGCCGGCGTCGTCGTCGCCACCGCGGCGGTGTACGTCGCGAACTACGAGCCGGGGAGCCTGCTCGCGCCCTTGGTCGGCGCCGTCCACTCCCGGCCCGCTCAGCTCGCCTTGGTGAGCGCGGCGTGTTACGCCCTCGCCGATCTCGGGAAGCGCGTGGCCCTCCAGGAGCTCGCGATCCCCGGGACGCTGTGGGTGCCGCTGCTCCTCGCGGGGGCCGGGCTCGTGCTGCTTCCGAGCGCGCTCCGCACTCCGCCGACGGTCAGCCGCCGCGACGCGCCGAAGTTCGTCGCGGCCGGCGCGCTCGTCGCGCTCGGCGAGCACCTCACCACCGTCGCCTTCGCGTCGCTCCCCGCGAGCGTCGCCTCGCCGGTGATCAACACGCAGGCGATTATCGCCGTCGTGCTCGGCGGAATCGTCCTCGGCGAGCGCTACTTCCGCGTCCGCCTCGTCGCCGCCGCCCTCGCCGTCGTCGGCGTGTCGATGATCGCGCTGTGA
- a CDS encoding CBS domain-containing protein: MRGLKIGTVLGIPVRLNWTFLIVLPLFAYLIGSQVEMIADVMNEALGAGIDPAALAGGLTPWILGLSAALGLFAGVLLHEFGHSVVAMRYGYEIESITLWLLGGLASFTEFPEDWKHEFWIAVAGPIVSVAVGVGCYAVFVLAPAGSNAVLFVFGYLALLNVVLAVFNMLPAFPMDGGRVLRALLARNQPHAQATQRAAAVGKAFAFVMGIIGLLNFQLLLIVLAFFIYIAASGEAQQTTLKAAFEDVTVGDVMTGREELHTVAEDTSVAELMSRMFEERHTGYPVLRGDDLVGMVTLEDARSVREVERDAYTVGDVMATNVVAVGPETDAMTALQTMQEHGVGRLPVVDREERLVGIISRSDLMTAFNIIQTGGTPSIISGRRQIGDDPDVF; the protein is encoded by the coding sequence ATGCGAGGACTCAAAATCGGGACCGTGCTCGGGATCCCGGTCAGGCTCAACTGGACGTTCCTGATCGTGTTGCCGCTGTTCGCCTACCTCATCGGGTCGCAGGTCGAGATGATCGCAGACGTGATGAACGAGGCGCTCGGCGCCGGCATCGACCCCGCCGCGCTCGCCGGCGGGCTCACGCCGTGGATCCTCGGGCTGTCGGCGGCGCTGGGGCTGTTCGCGGGCGTCCTCCTCCACGAGTTCGGCCACTCGGTCGTCGCCATGCGATACGGCTACGAGATCGAGTCGATCACGCTGTGGCTGCTCGGCGGGCTCGCCAGCTTCACCGAGTTCCCGGAGGACTGGAAACACGAGTTCTGGATCGCGGTGGCGGGCCCGATCGTCAGCGTCGCGGTCGGCGTCGGCTGTTACGCCGTGTTCGTCCTGGCGCCGGCCGGGTCGAACGCCGTCCTCTTCGTCTTCGGCTACCTCGCGCTGCTGAACGTGGTGCTCGCCGTCTTCAACATGCTCCCCGCGTTCCCGATGGACGGGGGGCGCGTCCTCCGGGCGCTGTTGGCACGGAACCAGCCGCACGCGCAGGCGACCCAGCGCGCCGCCGCGGTCGGGAAGGCGTTCGCGTTCGTCATGGGGATCATCGGGCTGCTCAACTTCCAGCTGCTGTTGATCGTCCTCGCCTTCTTCATCTACATCGCCGCCTCCGGCGAGGCCCAGCAGACGACACTGAAGGCCGCCTTCGAGGACGTGACCGTCGGCGACGTGATGACCGGGCGCGAGGAACTCCACACCGTGGCGGAGGACACCTCCGTCGCCGAGCTGATGAGCCGGATGTTCGAGGAGCGGCACACGGGTTACCCCGTGCTCCGCGGCGACGACCTCGTCGGGATGGTGACCTTAGAGGACGCGCGGTCGGTCCGCGAGGTGGAGCGCGACGCGTACACCGTCGGCGACGTGATGGCGACGAACGTGGTCGCGGTCGGCCCGGAGACGGACGCGATGACCGCGCTCCAGACGATGCAGGAGCACGGCGTCGGGCGCCTCCCCGTCGTCGACCGCGAGGAGCGACTCGTCGGGATCATCTCCCGATCGGACCTGATGACCGCGTTCAACATCATCCAGACGGGCGGCACCCCGAGCATCATCAGCGGGCGGCGACAGATCGGCGACGACCCCGACGTGTTCTGA
- a CDS encoding GntP family permease: MVPTPLQATVQFTHSPLLTFIIGLIIVVALLVWLDLPAFVGLIISAFLVGVVNTVFIADFTAADAGSQVATAFGNGMAGIGIPILMAAVIGKGMLESGAAQRIVRGFQNALGEDNSDVSLLGSSSVLAIPVFFDSVFYLMAPLARSMRARVGRDYTLFIVVVGAGAATTHVFVPPTPGPLAVADEVGSNLGTTIVIGLVTAIPAAIMSGLVYGRWINNRLDIPLRDTMATSTEELQEVADRPTSELPGVLESLAPILLAVLLIASSTAVNTFQEVAPALASLQPFTDFLGNKNVALTIAALAAAYTFYRYDTMTRSEWSDELTEALKSGGNIAAITAAGGAFGALLAASGIGDYLAGALQEVGIGLLVTAWLIAAIVRIAQGSATAAMLTAAGIMAPLTGQLTVNPAYLVMAIGAGGNIFSWFNDSGFWLVSEIGGLTKGETLQTWTALTTIISVTGLVTVLIVSTVLPLA, from the coding sequence ATGGTTCCGACACCACTCCAAGCAACTGTTCAGTTCACGCACAGTCCATTACTGACATTCATAATTGGGTTGATAATCGTCGTCGCGCTGCTCGTGTGGTTGGATCTCCCGGCGTTCGTCGGGCTGATCATCTCGGCGTTCCTGGTCGGCGTGGTGAACACGGTCTTCATCGCGGACTTCACCGCCGCCGACGCGGGCAGTCAGGTCGCGACGGCGTTCGGGAACGGCATGGCCGGGATCGGGATACCGATCCTCATGGCCGCGGTCATCGGGAAGGGGATGTTGGAGAGCGGCGCGGCCCAGCGGATCGTCCGCGGGTTCCAGAACGCGCTCGGCGAGGACAACTCCGACGTGTCGCTGCTCGGGAGCAGTTCCGTGCTGGCGATCCCGGTGTTCTTCGACAGCGTGTTCTACCTGATGGCGCCGCTCGCGCGCTCGATGCGGGCGCGGGTCGGCCGCGACTACACCCTGTTCATCGTCGTCGTCGGCGCGGGGGCCGCGACGACGCACGTGTTCGTTCCGCCGACGCCCGGCCCGCTCGCGGTCGCCGACGAGGTCGGGAGCAACCTCGGGACGACGATCGTCATCGGGCTGGTGACCGCCATCCCGGCGGCGATCATGTCCGGACTCGTCTACGGCCGCTGGATCAACAACCGGCTCGACATCCCGCTGCGGGACACGATGGCGACCTCGACGGAGGAGCTGCAGGAGGTCGCCGACCGGCCGACCAGCGAGCTGCCGGGCGTGCTGGAGTCGCTGGCGCCGATCCTGCTGGCCGTCCTGCTGATCGCGTCCTCGACCGCCGTCAACACGTTCCAGGAGGTCGCGCCCGCGCTGGCTTCCCTACAGCCGTTCACGGACTTCCTCGGAAACAAGAACGTCGCGCTGACCATCGCCGCGCTCGCGGCCGCGTACACGTTCTACCGCTACGACACCATGACCCGGAGCGAGTGGAGCGACGAGCTCACCGAGGCCCTGAAAAGCGGCGGCAACATCGCCGCGATCACCGCGGCCGGCGGGGCGTTCGGCGCGCTGCTCGCCGCCTCCGGGATCGGCGACTACCTGGCCGGCGCGCTCCAGGAAGTGGGGATCGGGCTGCTCGTCACGGCCTGGCTCATCGCCGCCATCGTCCGTATCGCCCAGGGGTCAGCCACGGCCGCGATGCTGACCGCCGCGGGGATCATGGCGCCGCTCACCGGGCAGCTGACCGTCAACCCGGCGTACCTCGTGATGGCCATCGGCGCCGGCGGCAACATCTTCTCGTGGTTCAACGACTCCGGCTTCTGGCTCGTCAGCGAGATCGGCGGACTCACCAAGGGCGAGACGCTCCAGACCTGGACCGCCCTCACGACGATCATCTCGGTGACCGGGCTCGTGACCGTGCTGATCGTCTCCACGGTCCTCCCGCTCGCCTGA
- a CDS encoding HVO_2922 family protein — translation MATDDRPDRGGGLYARRIGTPTTNDEVNGYWLFGFGVLLGLAGVALFFLTESATSTRGIAYALAALAPPFIMLGAVIRFPLRRTGTYLGYLGTAVSVLGVVWFVNIFPEGWFTASGDSTVIALYGVGLLLIGLAGTVVPLLSDPVYEDYERMRGETDAATAERDETSAELEATREELASTEGELASTREELAAAEERAEGLDAEAAAARAETESLRESKARFELFEDASGKPRWRLRHRNGNVVATSGQGYSSRGKAQQGLHSVRRNALGAGILRIETPVEEAAAVAADDGPEPEDAAAPDVAVPSEDESIESAATFELFEDASEEWRWRLRHDNGNVVGDSGEGYASKSNAKRALARVREHVAAADYLRVDPTAFEMFRDAAGEWRWRLIHENGNVLADSGEGYSSRSKARQGLDSVRSNAAEAALDDLDAEDAAAGASDASATFELYEDRGGDYRWRLRHRNGNVIADSGEGYASKSGAEDAIERVRDYAPDASVLEVGDAAFEIYEDASEEWRWRLRHRNGNVVADSGEGYASRSNAVEAVTRVKANAPGAGEETVA, via the coding sequence ATGGCAACAGATGATCGGCCGGACCGAGGCGGCGGACTGTACGCGCGGCGGATCGGCACGCCGACCACGAACGACGAGGTGAACGGCTACTGGCTGTTCGGGTTCGGGGTTCTGCTCGGGCTGGCCGGGGTCGCGCTGTTCTTCCTCACCGAATCTGCGACGTCGACCCGCGGCATCGCGTACGCGCTGGCCGCGCTGGCGCCGCCGTTCATCATGCTCGGGGCCGTGATCCGGTTCCCGCTCCGCCGAACGGGGACCTATCTCGGCTACCTCGGGACCGCGGTGAGCGTCCTCGGCGTGGTGTGGTTCGTGAACATCTTCCCGGAGGGGTGGTTCACCGCGTCCGGCGATTCGACCGTGATCGCGCTGTACGGGGTCGGACTGCTCCTCATCGGGCTCGCGGGGACGGTCGTCCCGCTGCTCTCCGACCCGGTGTACGAGGATTACGAGCGGATGCGAGGCGAGACGGACGCCGCCACGGCCGAGCGCGACGAGACGAGCGCCGAGCTGGAGGCGACGCGGGAGGAGCTCGCGTCGACGGAGGGCGAACTCGCGTCGACGCGCGAGGAGCTGGCCGCCGCGGAGGAGCGGGCCGAGGGCCTCGACGCGGAGGCCGCGGCCGCGCGCGCCGAGACCGAGTCGCTCCGCGAGAGCAAGGCGCGCTTCGAGCTGTTCGAGGACGCGAGCGGGAAGCCGCGCTGGCGGCTCCGGCACCGCAACGGCAACGTCGTCGCGACGTCCGGACAGGGGTACAGCAGCCGCGGGAAGGCCCAGCAGGGGCTCCACAGCGTCCGGCGGAACGCGCTCGGCGCCGGGATCCTCCGGATCGAGACGCCGGTCGAGGAGGCGGCGGCCGTCGCGGCGGACGACGGCCCGGAGCCCGAGGACGCCGCGGCGCCGGACGTGGCGGTTCCGAGCGAGGACGAGTCGATCGAGAGCGCGGCGACGTTCGAGCTGTTCGAGGACGCGAGCGAGGAGTGGCGCTGGCGGCTCCGGCACGACAACGGGAACGTCGTCGGCGACTCCGGCGAGGGGTACGCCTCGAAGTCGAACGCGAAGCGCGCGCTCGCGAGGGTCCGCGAGCACGTCGCCGCCGCGGACTACCTCCGGGTCGATCCGACGGCCTTCGAGATGTTCCGCGACGCCGCCGGCGAGTGGCGCTGGCGGCTCATCCACGAGAACGGGAACGTGCTCGCCGACTCGGGCGAGGGATACTCCTCGCGCTCGAAGGCCCGTCAGGGGCTCGACAGCGTGCGGTCGAACGCCGCCGAGGCCGCCCTCGACGACCTCGACGCCGAGGACGCGGCAGCGGGCGCGAGCGACGCGAGCGCGACCTTCGAGCTGTACGAGGACAGGGGCGGCGACTACCGCTGGCGGCTCCGGCACCGCAACGGGAACGTTATCGCCGACTCGGGCGAGGGGTACGCCTCGAAGTCCGGCGCGGAGGACGCGATCGAGCGCGTCCGCGACTACGCGCCGGACGCGTCCGTGCTGGAGGTCGGCGACGCGGCCTTCGAGATCTACGAGGACGCGAGCGAGGAGTGGCGCTGGCGGCTCCGGCACCGCAACGGCAACGTCGTCGCCGACTCGGGCGAGGGGTACGCCTCCCGGTCGAACGCGGTCGAGGCCGTCACGAGGGTGAAGGCGAACGCCCCGGGCGCCGGCGAGGAGACGGTCGCGTAG